In Flammeovirgaceae bacterium, the sequence GGACAACAGGTGAGTATTTTTGGCAATAACAGCAAAACCATTGCCCGCTTTATTGATGCGTTTAACAACCAGGTGGGTCGTATAAACCTCAACACCCAGTCGCAACGAGGTCCTGACACATTTCCGTTTAACGGTCGTAAAGATTCAGCCGAAGGTACCCTATCGGTAGCCGATGCATTACGGGTATTTTCTATTCGTACCGTAGTAGCCACCAAAGCGGTTGATGCCAACAAACAGATTCTTGCCACGATTATCAAGAACCGCGAGTCAGCATTTTTAAGCACCGACTATATCATGTAACATGAAGCATGTCAATTTGCTGGTGATGGGTAAGGTTCAGGGTGTTTTCTTCCGGGCATCCACGCAACGGGTTGCCGGGGAATTAGGGATAACCGGATTGGTAAGGAATGAGCCGGATGGCAATGTGTACATCGAGGCCGAAGGCGAAGAAGGGCGCCTTGAAAAATTTATTGACTGGTGCCGCCAGGGTCCACCCCGTGCCCGTGTTGAACAGGTGCAAATAACTGAATCGGGTCTTAAAAATTACGCAACGTTTAGGGTTGTCCGGTGAATGTACGTGTTAAATTTCTGGGCGGTGCCCAAAGCGTTACCGGCTCACGTTATCTGGTTGAAGCAGGTGATTTCAGGTTTCTGTTCGACTGCGGATTGTTTCAGGGGTTAAAGGATTTACGACTTCGCAACTGGGAGGAGTTTCCGATAAACCCGGTTACAATTAATTGTGTAATTATCAGCCACGCCCATATTGATCACACCGGCTATTTGCCGAAACTGGTTAAGGAAGGATTCAGTGGCCCTGTTTATTGCACCCACCCGACAGCCGACTTAATGGAGATTATGCTCATTGATTCAGCCAAACTGCAGGAAGAAGAAACCGAATACGCCCGTCAGAAGGGATATTCCCGGCACGACATACCCAAACCCCTTTACACCGAAGAAGATGCACAGGCTGTATTTCCCTTGATTAAATCATTCGGTTACAATGAACATGTTAAAGTTAGTAACCATGTTGAATTTATTTTTCGCGATGCCGGGCATTTGCTGGGCTCAGCGATTACGGAAGTCTTTATTAAAGGCGATAACCAGGAAAAGAAAATTGTTTTTTCGGGCGACCTGGGGCGGTATCAAACCGAAATGCTTCATCCGCCTTCCACCATCGAGCAGGCCGATGTGTTGTTTGTTGAATCAACCTATGGTAACAAAGACAACCCAGACGTTGATCCGAAAGTTGACCTGATGCGCATTGCCAATGAAACATTTCAGCGGGGTGGTGTGCTGTTGATACCGGCTTTTGCGGTAGGCCGTACCCAGGGCCTGCTATATCACCTTCGTCAGTTGATGAAAGAAAAAAGAATACCAGATGTGCCGGTGTATATCGACAGCCCCATGGCGATTTCATCAACATACCTCTTTTTTAAGCACCCTAACTTCCTGAAAGAGACTTTTAACCTGAAGGAGTTTGTAAAGGAGGTAGAAACAAATATGCTCGTATTTGTTCGATCAAACGAGCATAGCAAGTCACTGAATGCCATAAAAAAGAATGCCATTATTATTTCATCCAGCGGTATGATGACGGGCGGGCGCGTACTTCACCACTTGTATCATCGCCTTCGCAAAAAAGAAGACACCGTACTGATTGCCGGTTTCCAGGCCGAAGGAACACGCGGCCGCAGGTTGCTGGATGGAGAAAAGGCCGTTAAGATTTTCGGTGAACTGGTGCCGGTTGAATGCACCATTGAATACATCAGTTCCATGAGCGGCCATGCCGATATGCCAGAACTCTTTCGATGGCTGAACGGCTTTAAAGATAAACCGAAAATTACGTTTACAGTCCATGGTGAAGGTGCGGATCTGCACGCATACGCCCAAACCATCGGCACCCGGCTGGGATGGAATGTGGCCGTTCCGCAGTATATGGAAAGTGTTCAGTTGTTTGAAGGGATTTAGCGCAGCGTTAAGCTGATTTTTTCTGAATCCCTTTTTGCGGGTGAATTTTCACCTCAAAGAATCCGGCAGCGACAACCGCGAGCCTTTCGCCAATAAACCGGGCCTCTGCTTCCTGCGGAAAGAATACGGTGAGTTCGAGTACGCCCATCAGAAAATTTTTATGCAGGCACAGTGCTTTTGTCCATTTTTTAAACTCACTTTCCCACTCATACTGATAGCGAACAAAGGGCTCTTCACCGCTGAAGATAAACGTAAGTTGATTGTCGCTGTAATACCGGTAACGGAAAATGCCGGCCAACACCATGTAAAACTCATGGAGTTTTGATGTGTCATCGGATTGATGATGCTGAATGCGCTGAACGGTTTCATCAACAACCCCCAGCGGGTTATGTTGCAACAGGTACTGTACTTTTACAAAATCAACCAGGTAGGCGAGCAGCGGTTTTTCAAGCGAAAGTTGTGCTTCTTCGAGAACGTAGTTCTTATCCTGCGGAAAAAATTTGCGAAGCACCGGCTTGAAGGTTTTACAAAGATAGTAAACCTTTCTGAATCGCCTGCCATGAGGTTATTGCTTACGTGCCGAAGCTTTCGGCTTTCGCACGGTTCAGGTATGATTCAAATTCAATGGGGGCATCGGCACTGTCCAGCAGGCATCCTTCCGGTATGGGCGGATAGATTTCGGCATAGGTCTTTACCATATTCATAAATACCCTGCGGTACACATGGGTACGGTTTATTTCTTCAGGCCGGCTCAGGCCTGCGCACGATAGCAACTCAACAAAACTGCCAACGGTGTTTTTGTGGTAATTCGCTACGCGTTGCTTTTTATCCTCAACAACCAGGCCTTTTGCAAAGTAGGGATCTTGTGTAGCCACACCTGTGGGGCAGGTATTTTTGTTACACTCAAGCGCCTGAATGCAGCCCAGGGCCATCATCATGGCGCGGGCGCAGTTGGTAAAGTCGGCACCGAGGGCCATCGCCCGTACAATGTGAAAGCCGGTGAGGATTTTGCCGGAGCAATCAATCTTAATATGTTCGCGGATGCCGAATCCGCGCAATGCATCATCTACAAATGCAATTGCATCGAGCAACGGCATGCCCACAAAGTTTGAAAATTCGGGAGGGGCGGCACCCGTGCCGCCTTCACCGCCATCTACGGTAATGAAATCGGGGTATGTGTCCAATTGTACCATCGCTTTACAGATGCCGAGGAATTCACTCTTCCGCCCGATACACAGTTTAAAGCCAACAGGCTTTCCACCGGAGAGTTCGCGCAGCTGTTTTACAAACTGAATAAGTCCGATGGGGGAGTTAAATGCACTGTGGTAAGGTGGCGAAAATACCGTGGTGCCGGGCTTAACACCACGGATGGCGGCAATTTCGGGTGTATTCTTTTTAGCAGGGAGTATGCCGCCATGCCCGGGTTTTGCGCCCTGCGATAATTTTATTTCGATCATTTTTACTTCGGGTCGCAGCGCATTTTTTTGAAACGCTTCAGGAGAAAAATTTCCGTGTTCATCGCGGGCTCCAAAATATCCGGTGCCAATTTGCCAGATTAAATCACCGCCATATTTCAGGTGGTGCGGGCTGATACCGCCTTCGCCTGTGTTGTGGGCAAATCCACCGATTTTTGCACCTGCATTAAGTGCCTCTACCGCATTGCCGCTCAGTGAACCAAAACTCATGGCCGAAATATTCATTACGCTGGCCTCGTAGGGCTGCTTGCAGTCTTTGTTGCCAACCCGTACGCGCGGGTTGTGATCAATTTTATTGTGATCAAGCGGACACACCGAGTGTGTCATCCATTCATAGCCTTCGGCATACACGTTTAACTGGGTGCCGAAAGGAATGGTATCGATTTGTTTTTTAGCTCGCTGGTAAATAACGGAGCGCTCAATGCGGTTGATGGGTGCGCCATCGGTATCCGATTCAACAAAATATTGCTGGATCTTCGGGCGCATGTCTTCAAACACATAGCGCAGTCGCCCCAGGATGGGGAAGTTGCGCCTGATGGCCTGGCGCTTCTGAAGCATATCGGCAATACCCATGTAAATCAGAGGCCCGACAATAACAAATAACAGGAGCACATCAATCCAGAAGTAACTCCACACCAGTAATAAAGCAGTAACCAGTATGCTTGAAACAATAAATAACTTTCTCATAGCGGGTTCGGTAAGGCTAACAAGTTATGCGCTGGAGCGGAAAACCACAAGCGGATTTTAATTGTACCGGATAAATGCAGGCTTTTTAACAAACCCGGCACTATACTTTACCTGCAGGTTGGAGGATAATGTTATCCGGAAATGCGAGAGATCCTCAACAACTACCGGGAAGTAATAACACCTTAGTTCAATGGTTCCGAATACCAGGTTTTCGTTTCGGGTACGAATGCCACCGCCTAAAGCAAAATAGGCTTGCTGCCTAAACAGGTTTTGATTTTGTGGGGCAATCAAGGCCGCATCAGCAAAAAGTATGGGCGCAATACGAAAACCCAATATGGAAAGCGGTGTAAACAATACACTTTCTGCATGGATGCCGAGGCGTTTATTGCCCAACAGGCTGTCGGCACGGAATTGTTTAAGTCCGAATTCGCTGGTTATCTGTAACGGAAATATAATTGCCGGTTTAAGGATGGTGGTGTACGTAGCCGCGAGGCTGTGGCGTAGTTTAAATCGCTTCATGTCGATGATGCGGCTAAACATCGAGGCATTGGCCAGCAGCAAAACATCTTCAACTCTGTCGTTAAAATAAAAGCCACCGGCACTTAATGTAAATGAATAGAAGTCGCCATTTTTTTGAACAAATGATTTTATCAGCTCGGCACCCAGGTACGGGCGGTTGCGCCCCAGTTGGCTTACCTTTCCGGCTAACAGCGTAAGCTGCCTGCCGTAAGGGATGTCTTCGGTGCGCCCGAAACCATAGATATAGCGTGTTTTATAAAAATTTTGATTAAAAAAGGAAACCTCACCCAATACAAATGATTTGTTATTATAGAGCGGATTATCCTGCTCCACGGCTTGCCAGGGCTTATCGCTAAAATGTTGTTTAAAAGAACGCAAGGCAACAAAATGCCGGTTGCGGTTCTTCATTCTGTTTTTAACTCCGATGTTATAACCAATCCACAGATCACGAATGCCGTATTGGTATTCGCGGAAATCGGTTGCCGGTTTATTAAAGGCATTGACAGACCAATTCTGACTGAACTCGATACCTCCCGCCATGCGGGTATAGGGCGACACTAATGGACGGTCGAGCCGTAAAAAAACAGCGTTTTCGTTTTCCAGCCCAAGGCTTGAGCCGTTGTTCAGTTGAGTGTACGAAACGGTAGCGTTAATGAATGTTCCGCCCACACTATTCTTTGAATACAGAAATTGTGTTCCGAGGGTCGGGTCGCGGTCGGCATCATACAGGGCGTTTAGTTCGATCCGTTGCCCTAAACCACCCAGGTTGGCATCGTAAATGCCAAACCGGTACCTATCGGTTGACGAAGGCGTGAAACTTCCACCCAGGCTGAATACATCCCGGGTAACAACAAGTACATCCACAGAATCGCGGGTTCTCCGTACCGGCCGTACCAGGATGGTTGCATCGAGAATGAAATCCAGATCACGCAGATGCCGCTCATTGTCAGCCAGTTTGTAGGGGTCTAAGGGCTTTTTTTCTTTAAAGAACAAATTATCTTTTATGACCTGAACACGCGTATTGGTGTGCAGGCTGTTGGCTATGCGTGTAATGTCGTTAGCGATTTTTCGTTTGGTCGTGTCGTAAATGCTTCGTTCAAAACCGATTTTCTGTATTATGATTTTACGAATGATTCGGCCCTGGTAGGGCATAAAAGCCTGCTCGCTTTTCTGATTGATGGTGGTATCTTTTTCGTTGGTGGTTATGCTGCGAATTATCTTTCGCGATATTTTATTTTCAGCCAGACCGTTCCTTCCATTGGGGTTTTGAGCCCAGCCGTTAAGAGCAGTAAAAATCAGCGTGATAAGGATTACGTCCAGCCTGCGCATACACTATGTGCAAACTGCAAATTAAACCCTGAATTTTCAGAACGTACTACTATCGGGCAGCTGCCTCGTTCAGCAGGTTTCCATAAAATACGGCATTGGTAAATAGTTTAGTGGTTCCGAACCAAAACGCCCTGAACGCCAGATTATCAGTAAAGCCAATTACGCGGCCACGGCCCAGGGCCGTAAAGCCGGCCATTGAACTGTTTTTGAGCTTGCTGTAATTCGGGTTGGAGATGTAGCCGCTCAGTAATGGAGAGGATCCGTAAACCACCGGATTACCGTACGGATTTTTTGATTTCTCCATAAACAGGTTGTTGTCTTTAAACACCGGGATCTTGGTGCCGGTGTACCCGTACAGCAACGGATTGGATAAATCAACTGTAGCTTCAAAAATTGCCCCCGGGCTCTGTTGGGCGCCCCGGTACTCTTCAATATCGGCATAGGCCCGGGTTTGCTCTGTTTTTTTATCGGAAGCTTCATCTTTTTTCAAGTCGAACTTTCCAAGCCCGGCTGTGGTAAGCCAGGTAAGGGCATTGTCAAAACCAATGATTACTCCGCCATTCTGCACCCAGGTTTTCAGCCGTTCTTTGGTGGCATCGGTTATGCCGGAGTAGTTGCCGGCCGAAAAAATGATGGTGTTGTAGCGATTTAAGTTGGTGCGGTTCAGTACGTCAACAGGCAGCGCGGTTACCGGCATGTGCATGCGTACATCCATCAGGTGCCAGAGTTCTCCGGCATCATTGGCACTAACGCCATCGCCAACCAGCAGGGCAATTTCCGGCTTGCGTAAAACCTGGAAGGTACCGCTTCCGAGACTCACCCCTTTATAATCCAGACCGGTGTTAAACGAGTACACGTCAATCCCATCTTTTTCAATTATTTCCCTGATGTGGTATTGCAGTTGATCGGCTACCTTGCCCTGGTCGGCAACTGTAACCAACAAAGAGCCGCGCTCAAACTTTTTGCCGGATGGATGGTAGAACGGGTCGGTGGCTACTTTTACCCGGATGCCGTTTTGCAGCAGGCGATTTACCGCACGGGGTGTATAGTAACCGTAGGCCTCGAACACATAAGCATATTGTGCCACTTCGCCAACGAGTTTGCCGGCCGGCATTTTTAGTTCCGTGAGCTTCTGCCCCAACGCGGGCGCCACTTTTAATTCTTCATAGTCCATACCGAAGGCCAGGGGCAGCGTCCAGGTAGAGATGTCGTAAAAAATACTGTCTTTGAATTGGGTTCGCTTTTCTGTCATGCCTTTAATGAGCTTGTATTGAGGCTGATTGAGCGGCACAACAAAACCGGATTCAGCATCGAAATTTTTTCCGTTGATGGTTTGCGATGAGGGCAGTGTATATACATCAATTTGCTGGTGCATCATTATCTCGGCCAGGTGGTAGGCCCTTGCCTTATCCTTCGATCCGAACACAATTGCCTTCACCGGATCTTTGGCGGCTTCGGTTACTGCATTTTTGAAAAACTCGCGCTGGTGGGTTAACAGGTCTTCGCGCAAGGCATTCACTGCTTTCAGGGTGCTGAGGGCCGTAGTGAACTGGTTACGCACGGTAAAAGCAAAATGAAGAACACCGTTTACACTTTCCTGGGCATGCCCGCGCGAGCTGGCCTGTTCAAATAAGATGCCGATGGCACCCTGAACATCCGGAAAGGTTGAGCCTTTGCCATAATAAAAATCGTCATAGCCTTCCTGGGTGTAATAAAATGAACCAATATTATCAAGCGCTTTGGCATGGAACTCACCGATTTTTCGAGTCAGTTCCTGATTCTTTTCAGGCGTGAGCGGATGTACCCGCGAAGGCACACCGGGTTGAAAGAAAAAGGTGGCATTGGTACCCATTTCATGATGATCGGTAAGCACGTTGGGCTTCCATTGGTGGAATTTTTTAATACGGGCCTGCGACTCGGGCTGCTGGGCTACGAGCCAGTCGCGGTTCAAATCAAACCAGTAGTGGTTGGTTCTTCCGCCTGGCCAGGGCTCATTGTGCTCCATATCGGCCGGGTCGGCTGAAATGACTTTGCTTTTGCGCGAATTAACCCAACTGCTAAAGCGGTGAAGCCCATCGGGATTGAAACTCGGATCGAACAAAATGATCGTGTTGGTCAGGTACTCTTCAATTTCTTTTCCCTCGGCTGCAGCCAGATGATAAGCAGCCAGCAATGCCGCGTTGCTTCCACTGGCTTCGTTGCCGTGAATGCTGAAGCCCATGTAGAATACGGCCGGCATGGATTTTATATCCAGATTTCCGGAACGGGATGGGTCGGTGAGTTGCAGATGCTGGTTGCGAATGGCTTCAATGTTCTGGTGGTTTTTCGGACTGGTAACAGTAAGCAGCAGCAGCGGCCGTGCTTCATGGGTGTAGCCCGTAACTTCAAGGGTAATCCTATCCGAAGCCCCGTCCAGTGCATACATGTAGTTTACCAGGCGGTCGTGGCTGATGTGCCATTCGCCCACCTCATGCCCGATAACCGATTGAGGGGTGGGTATGGCCGGGTTATAGGTAACGCCTTCGGGCAGGTAGTACGATAAACTCGGTTGGGCCTGAGCGGTATTGATTACCAGGCCAAGCAGCAGCAGGAAGGGCAGGGTTTTCATACGATTAGAGTTAAAATCAAAGAGAATTATTAACTCAGTATTAAACAAGCAGATAGGTAATTTTTATGCGAGTGGCTATTTAAGCGGTGTTACTTTTTTGTAAACAAAATGTGGAAAGAATTAAAGGTGCAGTAAACGCACATGCCACCCAAACGGATATTTTTGAAGGCTTTTTATACAACTAACTAAACCAAGTATTTATGAGGAGAATTTTACTACTCGCAGCCTTTGGCCTTCTGGCTCTGACGGGAGCCATGGGGCAAGGGGTAACTACGGCATCGATGACCGGTGTTGTTAAAGACACAAAGGGCGAAGCTATTCCGGGTGCCAACGTGGTAGCCATTCACACGCCTTCGGGTACGCAATATGGTGCAGCTACACGTGCCGATGGCTATTACAACTTTCCGGCTATGCGTGTTGGAGGCCCCTATACTGTTACAGTAACCTTTGTAGGTTACAAAGAGCAGAAAGAGGAAAACGTGTACCTGCAGCTTGGCCAAACACTTGTACTCAGTTTTGTGCTGTTGGATGAAGCTACCGAGCTATCGGAAGTTGTGGTTACGGCTACCAAAGACCCGGTGTTAAACTCCGATAAAATTGGTGCCTCCTCAAACTTCAACACCAATGACATTCAACGACTTCCATCCATTGGTCGTGATTTTCGTGATATTACCCGGTTAACACCTCAGGCGGGCGGTAGTTCCTTCTCCTTTGGTGGAAGAAGTAACCTTTACAATAACCTGACAATTGATGGTGCAACCGTAAATAACGTTTTTGGTCTTAATCCACTACCTGCCGGCCAGTCGAACACAACCCCGTTTAGTTTAGATGCCATCCAGGAGATGACGGTTTCACTTTCTCCTTACGATGTTCGCCAGGGTAATTTTACCGGTGCCGGAATAAGTGCGGTTACCCGTAGTGGAACAAATGATTATAGTGGCTCGGTATATTATTTTTTCCGCAATGAAGGAATGGCCGGAAAGAAAGTGGACGGCCAGGAAATACCTGTTCCGGACTTTAAAAATCAAAACTATGGAGTGCGGGTTGGGGGTCCTATCATTAAAGATAAGGCCTTTTTCTTTGCTAATATCGAGTGGGAAAAACGTACCGAACCATTTTATACCAACCCCGTACGGGCCAACAGCAGTGAATCAACGGTTGGGAAGACACAGGCAACCGATGACAATGATCCGGAAACGGGGTTAGCCGGTTTGCGTGATTTTCTAATCAACAACTACGGCTACGATCCAGGCGTGTACAAAAATTTTAACCGTGAAACAAATAGTTTACGTTATGTTGTACGGCTGGATTACAACCTAAGTCAGAATCATAAATTAACTGTTCGCGGCAATGCTACTAACGCATTTCAAGATCAACCACCAAGCACATCGGGGGGCTTTGTTGGAGGTCCTCCTGGTGGTCGTGGTAACAACAATAACGTGTTGTCGTTCTCATCTTCTTACTACCGCATCAACAATAATCAATACTCTATTACGGCCGAATTGAACTCGGTGCTCGGTGAAGGCAAGTATTCTAACAATCTTGTGGTTGGTTATAGTGCATTCCGCGATTTCCGCGAAAATGCTGGGGGTAAACCAGTGCCCGATTTCCCGCTGGTGGATATTATCGGACCGAACGGACAGAACATGACTTCCTTTGGGCCCGACCCGTTTACCAAAAATAACCTGCTCAACCAGGATGTTATCCAGATAAACGACAACTTCTCGATTTATAAGAAGAACCATGTTATTACACTGGGTACGGCCAATGAACTTTATAAATTCAAAAACCGGTTTACGGCTATTGTAAATGGTGTTTACCGCTATAACAGCCTTGCTGATTTTTATGCCGATGCTAACCCGGCAACAACAGCCACGGCCCGGCCTTCGCAATACACCATACAATACATTGCCGTACCTGGCGGTGCCGATGCTTCGGCAGTTGAGTGGTCAGCGCTTCAACTTGGCTTCTTTGTTCAGGATGAATACACCGGGATTAACAAAGTGAAAATAACAGGAGGATTGCGGGTTGATATACCCACCTACCTTACAGACCTGCCCGTTAACAATTATGTAAACAGGCTAGATTTTAATGGTGAGCAATTGCGTGTAGGTGGTTGGCCCGAAGTACGGCCGCTCTGGTCGCCACGCGTGGGTATCAATTGGGATGTTAAAGGCGACCGCTCTACCCAGGTGCGTGGCGGTACCGGTGTGCTTACAGGCCGTGTTCCGTTTGTGTGGCTTTCAAACGCTGTTAGCAATAACGGATTATATTTTGGCCAGTTTAACTCAACAGCCGTTCCGTTTGATGTAACCGGTGATGGATTTCCCTATAATTTCTCTACAACTCCCTATGTTGCTTCACCCGAGCAGTTTGCTGATCTGAATGCCGGTATGCCGGCCTTGATTACCAATCCGCTTGACAGGAATTTTGGCCGACCTTCGGTTGTTGCCGGCATCAATACGCTTGCGAAAAATTTCCGGTTCCCGCAGGTGTGGCGAAGCAACTTGGCAGTTGATCAGAAACTGCCTTTCGGTATTGTTGGAACGCTTGAGTTCATTTTAACCAAAGACATCAATGCCGTATTCATCCGCGATGCCAACATTGCACCGGCCGTGGCTAAGCTGAATGGTGACGGCCGTCCGCTTTTCGGTGCGGTGCCGGCTAACACCACTTTCGACAGAGCCATTATTGCCAACGACAGGCGCGTGCAGGGTGATGTGAGCCAGGCCTTGGTGCTTGATAATACCAATAAAGGACATCAATGGAGCGTAACCACTCAGTTCAGGAAGCGATTCTCCAGAGATTTTGAACTTTCAGTTGCCTATACCTACACCGATGCTCGTGAGGTTAACCCGCAAAGTGCATCTACTGCCGGAAGCATTTTCAGTTCGCAGGCGCATGTTAATGGTCCTAACAACCCTGAGCTTTCGTATGCCGGAACACTCACCCCTCACCGTGTAATTGCTTACGGGTCGTATCGTAAAGAATACGCGCAACACTTTGCTTCAACAATAGGATTCAGCCTGGAGGCTCGCTCCGGAAATAATTTCTCGTACACCTATCAGGGCGATCCGAACAGCGATGGTATTGCCGGTAATGATTTAATTTATATACCGCGCAACCAATCGGAAATTGTGTTAAGCACCGGCAGCGCCAACGATACCCGTTCGCTGGACGAAATATGGACCCAACTGGATAATTACATTAAACAGGATAAATACCTGAATAGCCGCAGAGGTCAGTTTGCTGAACGTAATGGAACGCTGTCGCCATGGGTGAATTATCTGAGCCTTAATTTCTTGCAAGACTTTTACATTGATGCCGGTGGCAGAAGACACACCTTGCAGCTTTCAGCAAACATTGAGAACTTCCTGAACCTGCTTAACTCAGAATGGGGTCTGATTAAGAATCCGGCCCGCACCCAGTTAATCCGCTTCCTCGGTTACGAGTCTCCTCACACAGCCGGAACAGTAACTGCACCGGTTGATGGTAACGGTAACCCGTGGACAGCTACAACCGGAAAACCTGTGTACACTTTTGACACAAATGCAGATGGTACAGCCCTTAGTGAATCGTACATCCCGTTGCAAACCGTAGGCGGCAGGTGGCAGTTACAGTTCGGTATCCGTTACATCTTTTAAGCGTTACAGTTTATGAAAACAGTTATGAGAAAATATATGAATATGAGGAATGTGGCCCGAGCAGGAGCCATTTTGCTGGTAGCCTTTTGGGCCTGCGAAGATCCGGAATACATTACCGCGGTTCCCAATCCGCAGCCTTCGGGTTTTTCGGCCAACTTTTTATTTGTGAATGCGGCCCCCGATGCCCCTTCGCTTGATATGTATATTAACAATGTTAAAACCGGTACAAGCGCTGCTTTTGGCGCAGGACAAACCGGCTATACCAATGTGCAAATTACCTCGGGAGGTGCCGGTGGCTTTACGGCCAATACAAACATCCGGGCCAAGGCGTCTTCAGGAACAATTGGAGGTGTGTTGGGTTCGAGCGATGTGATTTACCGTGCCGGCAATAACAACACCAACAATTTTGCAGCCATTAACGGAGCCCGTTATACGCTCTTTGCGCTGGATACCATTTCGAGGCCTAAGCCGGTACGTAAGCTTAACGCCTCCAATTTTGGCGACACCACATTTTTTAACCCGTTAACCGGAACGTACATTTCTGTGGTTGAAA encodes:
- a CDS encoding DUF4397 domain-containing protein, which translates into the protein MKTVMRKYMNMRNVARAGAILLVAFWACEDPEYITAVPNPQPSGFSANFLFVNAAPDAPSLDMYINNVKTGTSAAFGAGQTGYTNVQITSGGAGGFTANTNIRAKASSGTIGGVLGSSDVIYRAGNNNTNNFAAINGARYTLFALDTISRPKPVRKLNASNFGDTTFFNPLTGTYISVVEKAALPPAQRAKVVPIGVVPLGASDPGGVRFYLLRDNYPAFTSPNTTQSAIRLVQASPRNYTEPLWVRLNPVSTGSIISLGTSVPYILSFANPNGTANFTPSVGSRTVTGTGINFTLQNTNIASVPNDYRIEVSKDAGFTQIIYTSDPVQFLLDKVYTVVIRGVEGGTGNRALGATVVQHN